The genome window TATCCGACATCTGTTGTGCTGTACCTTCTGCAACTTTTAGTGCGATATTACCAGAAAATCCCTCAGTAATAACAACATCAGCCGTTCCTTTTCCAATATCATTCCCTTCAACAAACCCTTTATATTCCAACCCATCCAACTGAACTTTACGTAATATCATTCCAGCTTTCTTAATTTCATCGAGTCCTTTAACCTCTTCAACCCCTACATTTAAAAGTCCAATGGTTGGCTTCTTAATACAATACAAGGCTCGAAACATACCAGCACCCATAACCGCAAAATCAACCAATTGATGAGCAGATGCACCAATCGTTGCTCCTATATCTAAAACAACACTTTCACCACGAAGAGTGGGCCAAACACCTGCAATCCCAGGACGCTCAACTCCTGATATCATTTTTAAACAAAAATAGGACATTGCCATAAGTGCACCAGTATTTCCAGCAGAAATACAAGCGTCAGCTTCACCATTTTTTACAGCTTCAATTGCATGCCACATTGAAGACCTTCCACGCCCAACACGTAATGCTTGGCTTGGTTTCTCATCCATACGCGTATAAGTTTTTGTGGCATAAAAGCGTGATACGGTAGAAAGATTAGGGTACTTTTTTAAAATCGGCTCAACAAGATCTTCTATCCCATAAAACAAAAAATAAACACCTGGTAAATACCTCTGCGCAATCGCTGCCCCTGCTATCACAACTTCTGGACCATAATCACCACCCATGACATCCACAGAAATTCTAATCACAGCTACATACCCCGTTTAATAAAATTACCACGACAACAACTATCCCTGTAACCGCTTATTACTACAACCTTTTTGTAAAGCACTATTCCCTACGTTAACAATTAAGTATTCTTTGCTTTAACATACAACAAATAGTCTTTAACATCCCTGTTATTTCAGTCTTTTCAGAACAGAGAATGGTGATGATTTTTCTTCTACTTTCTCTGAATTCTTTGTTGCATTTATGGAGACATTTTCTTTACGTGGATAATGATCAATTGATAATTCTAGAAATTCCTCCATAACTGCACCAATATCAATTTTATCACCATAAAAAACGTCCGGTATATCCGGCCCATCTACATTTAAGAATAATTCACCTGTATCCTTCGATACAAGCGGTTTGGCTAGTTTTGAATCTTCGGGAACAAAAATAACCTCAATATTTTCATGAATATCATTTTCTAACGCCTCTAACGTAACAACACATTGCTGTATTATGCTAACTCGCAACGAACCTGTTACAAGAACTCCACGCTTTTTCCAAAGGGAAATATGAAACTTTCCTTCACATAGTTTTACTCCAAGTAAATTATGATTTTGAGCTAAAGATGCACACTCTTCTTTATTTGCAGAGACATGAACTTTAATCCCCTTAAGAGGTAAAGATCGTACTGAAATAGGATAAGTTAGAGCAAATATCATGGCATAGGCATTTTCTTGAATGTAATTTAAAATTCCACAACATAGGTGACTATAATATACCGTCCTTAATATTCAACAAAAAAGAAGTTAAATCTAACCTATTGCAGATCATATAAAATTAAGGTAGAATCTGAGCAGACTCCTTTGTTTATATTTTAGATGTAAAGTGAAAATGTCATTTTTTCGAGTATCTTTTGCAACAACTTTTAATTCGTATAGATTGTCTGTCGCCGCACTTATGACAGTTTCTTCGCTTCTTGCTGGTTGCTATATTTTTGATTCTTTGGATTCAAGCCAGGTTTACACGGAAGGTTATGTTCTTGATAAAGGTGCTCTTAGCTCTGTCTCTGTTGGATCAAGCCAAGAACAAGTTCTTTTAGCTTTGGGATCTCCTTCTTTAAAAACACAATATGATAATGAAGTTTTCTATTATATTTCACAAACCCGATATCGGAAGGTGCAATTTATGAAAACAAGAATTATAGATCGTAAAGTTTTGGCCATATATTTTAACAAAAATCGTCAAATTGAAAGAATAGCTCATTATGGCTTGCAGGATGGCAAAGTGTTTGACTTTATTACGCAAGAAACACCAACAGCTGGCAAAGATCAATCGTTCTTGATGAAAATAATCGGAAATCCTATAGCTAGTTTAAACTAGTTTATCATTCTCTTTTTTCATTTCCGTAGATGTTTTTGCTAAAGTTTTTTCTATTCACGGGCGGCATTTTTTCGCTATACTATCGAGAATTGCATTAACAACTTTTGGCTCGTCATCATCAAAAAACGCTTTAGCTATATCAATATATTCACTTATTACAACAGCAGTTGGAACGTCTTTACGGTTTATTAACTCCCATAACCCTGCACGTAATATTGCACGTAGTATTGAATCTAAACGCGATAGAGACCATTCCTCAGAAAGCTGCTTATGAAGCACTGGATCAAGTTTTTTCTGATCTTGAACAACACCAACTGTAATAGCCCGAAACCACTGTAAATCAGCATCAAGATATTGATTACCATCTATATCTTGCCCTAACCGGTAGCTCTCGTATTCAGCTACCGTTTCCATAACACCGGTGCCAACTACATCCATTTGGTAAAGAGCCTGCACAGCAGCAAGTCTTGCTGCACCACGTTTGTTGACAGAACACAAAAAGTCCTCGTTTTTCACATGAGTCATATCTAATGGGACTCTCCAAATTGCTTTTTAAGAGCTATCATACATAAAGCAGCTTGAGCAGCAAAACCACCTTTATTTTTTCTATCTTCTCTCGCACGTTCCCATGCTTGTTTTTCATTCTCAACGGTCAGAATACCATTTCCGATAGCCAATCGTCTATGGGTGGTCAAATTCATTAACGCCATACAAGAATTGTTTGCAACAATCTCGAAATGATATGTTTCTCCTCGAATTATACAACCAAGTGCAACATAACCATCATAAAATATCTTTTTATTATCTTCAGCAAAAGCTATTGCTCCAGGAATTTCAAGTGCTCCAGGGACACTTACAACGTCATAGCTAGCACCACTTCTTTGTAAAACACTCGCAGCACCCATAAGAAGCGCATCAGACAATTCATGGTAAAAACGCGCCTCAACAATTAATAAATGCGAACCTATGTGTGCTTTTTGTCTCACAAAAGAGCCTCCAATAAAAATAATCTATAAAAAAATATTAAAAATACACAACAGAAAATTTCTGAAAAATACAAAACAACCTAATTTACTTATTTATTCTCCATTCCAAAACCAGAAAGTCTAGCAGCATAACGAGCAAATTGATCAACTTCTAAGTTTACCTGATCTCCGATTCTAGCCTGTCCCCACGTCGTCACATCAAGTGTATGTCGAATAATAAGAACATCTAGAATATCATCTTTTATAGAATTAACAGTCAAAGACGTACCATTAAGCGCAACAGCTCCCTTTTCAGCAATAAAAGGTGTCAACCGTTCTGGAACTCGTAAACGAAAGTGAATAGCATCACCTTCACTTTTTTTATCAATAATTTCAGCAAGACCATCAATATGGCCAGAAACAAGATGTCCTCCCATTTCATCACCAAGTTTTAACGAACGTTCTAAATTAATAAAAGTACCTTTTTTCCAATATGAGAGATTTGTTAAAAGCAAAGTCTCTTTCCATGCCTCCACAGTAAACCAATTACCACCGGCTTGTTTTAACACCCGTTCTACAACCGTTAAACAGATACCTGAACATGAA of Bartonella ancashensis contains these proteins:
- the plsX gene encoding phosphate acyltransferase PlsX, with the translated sequence MIRISVDVMGGDYGPEVVIAGAAIAQRYLPGVYFLFYGIEDLVEPILKKYPNLSTVSRFYATKTYTRMDEKPSQALRVGRGRSSMWHAIEAVKNGEADACISAGNTGALMAMSYFCLKMISGVERPGIAGVWPTLRGESVVLDIGATIGASAHQLVDFAVMGAGMFRALYCIKKPTIGLLNVGVEEVKGLDEIKKAGMILRKVQLDGLEYKGFVEGNDIGKGTADVVITEGFSGNIALKVAEGTAQQMSDILKNAMSSSILSRLGYFLSRDAFRKLKQKMDPNRVNGGVLLGLNGVVIKSHGSANASSFASAIGVGYEMVNNELLKRIIEDLRCFHEKRETFLNSEGEFVIDKEVI
- a CDS encoding YceD family protein — encoded protein: MIFALTYPISVRSLPLKGIKVHVSANKEECASLAQNHNLLGVKLCEGKFHISLWKKRGVLVTGSLRVSIIQQCVVTLEALENDIHENIEVIFVPEDSKLAKPLVSKDTGELFLNVDGPDIPDVFYGDKIDIGAVMEEFLELSIDHYPRKENVSINATKNSEKVEEKSSPFSVLKRLK
- a CDS encoding outer membrane protein assembly factor BamE gives rise to the protein MTVSSLLAGCYIFDSLDSSQVYTEGYVLDKGALSSVSVGSSQEQVLLALGSPSLKTQYDNEVFYYISQTRYRKVQFMKTRIIDRKVLAIYFNKNRQIERIAHYGLQDGKVFDFITQETPTAGKDQSFLMKIIGNPIASLN
- the nusB gene encoding transcription antitermination factor NusB, which codes for MTHVKNEDFLCSVNKRGAARLAAVQALYQMDVVGTGVMETVAEYESYRLGQDIDGNQYLDADLQWFRAITVGVVQDQKKLDPVLHKQLSEEWSLSRLDSILRAILRAGLWELINRKDVPTAVVISEYIDIAKAFFDDDEPKVVNAILDSIAKKCRP
- a CDS encoding 6,7-dimethyl-8-ribityllumazine synthase; amino-acid sequence: MRQKAHIGSHLLIVEARFYHELSDALLMGAASVLQRSGASYDVVSVPGALEIPGAIAFAEDNKKIFYDGYVALGCIIRGETYHFEIVANNSCMALMNLTTHRRLAIGNGILTVENEKQAWERAREDRKNKGGFAAQAALCMIALKKQFGESH
- a CDS encoding riboflavin synthase, which gives rise to MFTGIVMGIGCVEEVKPLAQGVRLNIFTSYDLKNLKIGASISCSGICLTVVERVLKQAGGNWFTVEAWKETLLLTNLSYWKKGTFINLERSLKLGDEMGGHLVSGHIDGLAEIIDKKSEGDAIHFRLRVPERLTPFIAEKGAVALNGTSLTVNSIKDDILDVLIIRHTLDVTTWGQARIGDQVNLEVDQFARYAARLSGFGMENK